CGAGCAGGGGCGCGACGAGGACGTCGAACGCGTGCGCGCCTCGCTGGCCTCCCTCTGACCCCGACGTGCCACGCCCTCAAGACCCGCGAGTCGAACCTCCAGCCCCCTCGTGTCGAACGCCCGCGACCCCCGAGTTCGACATTCGCCGACCCCTGCGCCGCGAGTAGGGGTGGTGCGGGTGGGGCTGGTGCGGTTGGCTGGTGTGAGCTGGGTCACCCGGGCTGGCGGTGCGGGACCGCCTGGTGGGGTGGTCGGTCGTTTTGGCGCGGCGAGCGGTCGGTGAAGTGCGGGGCGATGCGGGTTTCACCCCCTCGGCGCCGGGTACTCCAGGCGTCGCACGCACACTCTGAGCATGACTTTCCAGGTCCGCGGCGCCTCGGGGTCACCCGGACGGCAGCACCGCCGGACCGAAGTCGCCCGCGCCGCCGTCGACCGGTCACCGATCGGTCGACGCCGCCGATCGCAGGAGCCCGGCGGAGCCGCGAGCGGGGCAGGGGTCACCTGGTACGCCTTATCCAGAGCACGAGTCGAAACGCGGCGGACCACCCGCCGTGGTTGCCGAGGAGGCCCTGGCGTGAGCAGCACCCCAGCACGGATCGCGGACACCGACAACACCAGGGCGCTGTCGGCCACCGCGATCCCCGTTCCCGAACTGCCCGGTTCCGCCGAGGAGCTGGCCGCCGCCGCGGCGGTGCGCCTCGGCTGGCACGGCGTGGTGCTGCCCGAGATGGTCCTGATGGGGCGTCGCGTGATCGTCGTCGCCGAGCTGCTGGCCGACGCGCACGCCGAGCGCGTGTGCCTGGGCGCCGGTCCCGAGTCGGACCGGGCCACCGTGTCCACCTGGGTGTGGCCGGAGATGGACGGGCGGGTGCCGCCGGCGGCGGTCCGGATCGTGGGCGTGCTGGCGGTGGCCCGGCACTGGCGGACCGCGCTGGCCTCGGCGGTGCCGTTCGCGCGGTTCGGCAACGCGGCGGTCGTGCTGCCGTCCTCGGTGGCCTTCACGCACGACTACCTGGCGAACTGCCTGGCGCGGGTGCGTCGGTACGGCGTCTCGGTCCTGCTCGCCGACGAGGAGCGGGAGCTGAGCACCGACGTGGCCGGGCGCAACGAGACGGTGCCGGTCGAGGACACCGCGACCACCCGATGGGTGAACGAGCTGGTCTACGAGCGGGTGCTGGCCACCGCGTCCTGATCTAGCGTCTCCACCATGCGGGTAGCCATCGCGGGTGGGCACGGGAAGATCGCGTTGCGGGTGCAGCGGCTGCTGGCCGCGCGGGGGGACGGCGCCACGGCGCTGGTGCGCGACCCCGGGCACTTCGCCGACGTGCGGGACGCGGGTGGTGACCCCGTCCTCTGCGACCTGGAGGCGGCCGACGCCGCCTCGGTCGCGCGACACCTGGGGGGCGCGGACGCCGTGCTGTTCGCGGCGGGCGCCGGGCCCGGCAGCGGGATCGCCCGCAAGGACACCGTCGACCGGGGCGCCGCGGTGCTGGTGGCGGCCGCGGCGGAGGCCGCCGGGGTGCGGCGGTTCGTGCAGATCAGCAGCGGGAACGTCGGTGGCACCACCGGTGACGAGGTGTTCGACGCCTACCTGCGCGCCAAGGGCGAGGCGGAGGACGACCTGCGGGAACGCGACCTGGACTGGACGATCCTGCGGCCGGGGCGGCTGACCGACGACGAGCCGACCGGGTTGGTCGAGGTGTCCGAGCGGCGCCTGCGCGGGTCGGTGCCGCGCGGTGACGTGGCGGCGGTCGTGGTGGCGCTGCTCGACCGGCCGGGCACGGTGCGGCGCACCTACGAGCTGATCTCCGGGGACGTGCCGGTGGCCGACGCGTTCGGGCCCAGCACGCGGTCCAGGTAGGCGTTGGTGAACTTGCCGGTCGGGTCCAGGCGGGCGCGCAGCCGGCGGAAGTCGTCGAGGTGCGGGTAGTCGCCGCGCAGGTCCTCGGCGGTGCGGGTGTGCATCTTGCCCCAGTGGGGGCGCCCGCCCGCGGCCCGCGCGATTCGCTCGAAGGTGTCGAAGTACTCCCGGTACGGCATGCCCAGGTACTGGTGGACGGCGACGTAGGCGGTGTCGCGGCCCTGCGCGGTGGACAGCCAGATGTCGTCGGCCCGGGCCACCCGGACCTCGATCGGGACGATGACGCCGTGGGCGAGCCGCGGGATCGCGGTGCGCAGCTCGCGCAGCACGTCGTGCAGGGCGGCGCGGGGGACGGCGTACTCGGTCTCCACGAAGCGGACCCGGCGCGGGGTGACGAAGACGCGGTGCGAGACGTCCCGGTAGACGCGCTCGGAGACCAGCGAGCCGCAGAGCCGGTTCAGCGACCTCGTGGTGGCCGGCACGGCCCGCGCCAGGCGGCAGACCAGGCCGAAGGCGCCGTTCTCCACGACCTCGTACTCGTAGAACCGGCGGGCCGCGGAGAGCGGGGCGGGCGGCTCGTCGACGCGGTTGTTGCGCTTGAGGATGACCCGGTCGCCGTGCGGGAACCAGTGGAACTCGACGTGGTCCTCGGTGGCGGTGAGGTGGTCGAACCCGTCGAGCACCGCGTCCAGGCGGGCCGGGGACTCCCTGGCGTGCAGCACGAACGCGGGCACGCACCGCAGCGTCACGGTGCTGATCACGCCGAGCGCGCCCAGGCCCACGCGGGCGGCGTGGAACAGGTCGGGGTCCTGCTCGGCGGAGCAGCGGGCGGTGGTGCCGTCCGCGAGGACCAGCTCCAGGGCGGCGACCTGCGTGGCCAGGCCGCCCAGCGCCGCGCCGGTGCCGTGGGTGCCGGTGGAGATGGCGCCGGCGACGGTCTGGGCGTCGATGTCGCCGAGGTTGGCCAGGGCCAGGCCGAGCACGTCGAGCAGGGCGTTCAACTGGCGCAGCGTGGTGCCGGCGCGCACCGTGACCAGGGTGCCGGACACGTCGGCGATGCCGGTCCAGCCCACCAGGTCCAGGGCCGTGCCCGGCGCGACGGCGATGTCGTTGAACGAGTGCCCGCTGCCGCGCGGGCGCACGCTGGAGGCGGTCGCGACCACCTCGGCCAGCTCGTCGGCGCTCGTCGGCCGCTCGACCCGGTGCGGGGTCGCGGACGCGGTGCGCGCCCAGTTGGTCCACGGGGTGCCCAAGGCCCACCTCCGGGGAAGACGGTAGGTGAAACGCTTTCACCTTTCAAGTACGGTGAGCCCATGCGCACGCGCCTCGACACCGCGACGAAGGAGCACGACCCGCCGTTCGCGATCGTCGACCTCGACGCCTTCGACGGCAACGCGGACGACCTCGTGCGCCGCGCGGGCGGCCTGCCGATCCGGGTGGCCAGCAAGTCCGTGCGGGTGCGCGCGCTGCTGGAGCGCGTGCTCGACCGGCCCGGCTACGCGGGCGTGATGTGCTACTCGCTGGCCGAGGCGCTGTGGCTGTCGGACCACGACCTGTCCGACGACCTGCTGGTGGCCTACCCGACCGTCGACCACGGCGCGCTGCGGCGGCTGGCCGCCGACGAGCGGGCGCGCGGGCGGGTGACGATCGTGGTCGACTCGGTCGAGCACCTGGACGTGGTGCGGGCCGCCCTGGGCGCCCACCACCCGCCGATCCGGGTGTGCCTGGAGCTGGACGTGTCGTGGCGACCGGCGCCCGGCCTGCACGTCGGGCCGCGGCGGTCGCCGGTGCACACCGCCCGGGACGCCGGCGAGCTGGCCGCGGCGATCGCGCGCCGGCCGGGGTTCCGGCTGGTCGGGGTGATGGCGTACGAGGGGCAGATCGCCGGGCTGGGCGACCGCCCGCCGGGGCGGCCGGTGCGCGGCGCGGTGCTGCGGTGGGTGCAGCGCCGCTCGGCCGCCGAGCTGGTGGAGCGCCGCGGTGCCGCGGTGGCGGCGGTGCGGCGGGTGGCCGAGCTGGAGTTCGTCAACGGCGGCGGCACGGGCAGCCTGGAGGTCACCGGCGCCGACCCGGCGGTGACCGAGCTGGCGGCCGGGTCCGGGCTGGTCGGGCCGACCCTGTTCGACGGGTACCGGGGGTTCCGGCCGCGGCCCGCGGTGCTGTTCGCGCTGCCCGTGGTGCGCCGCCCGGCGCGCGGGGTGGCCACCCTGTTCGCGGGCGGCTACGTCGCGTCCGGCACGGGCACCCCCGACCGGCTGCCCAGCCCGTACCTGCCGGTGGGGCTGAAGCTGCTGCCGCTGGAGGGGGCGGGCGAGGTGCAGACCCCGGTGGTGGGCCGGGCGGCCGACTCGCTGCGCCCGGGCGACCGCGTGTGGCTGCGGCACGCCAAGGCCGGCGAGCCGGCCGAGCGGTTCACGCACTACCACCTGGTGCGCGGTGACGCGGTCGAGCGGACCGTGCCCACCTACCGGGGCGAGGGGCAGTGCTTCGGCTGACGGGGCGTTCGGCTGACCGGGTGTCCGGCTAGCCCGGCATCCTGGTCGACAGGTAGCCCCGGACCAGGGCCTTGGCCTCGTCCAGGATCCTCGGGTCGCCCGCGGCGTCCCGGCGGAAGGCGAGGTTGAGCACGCCGTCCGCCGCCTCGACCGCGATGGAGATCGGCAGCTGGATCTCCTCGAACGGGATGGCGAACTTCGCCGAGATCATCTCCGCGATGCGGTCGGAGATGACCGTGTTGTTGTCCCGCCGGTCGTCCAGCAGCCGCATGTCGACCACGTCGCCGAAGTGCAGCTTGGAGAAGGCGGGCACCTCGCGGTGCATCTGGACGTACACGTCGAAGATCGAGTCGACGGCGTCCCACCAGTGCTCCAGCGTGGTGGAGGTGAACCGGCCGTCCACGGTCTGGATGAACTTCTCCAGGTTGCGCAGGGTCAGCGCCTGCACGACGGCCCGCTTGTCCGGGAAGAACTGGTAGAGCGAACCGACCGCCACGCCCGCGCGCTCGGCGATCAGCGTTGTTGTCACCCCGTCGTAGCCGACCTCCTCGATGAGCTGGGCGCAGGCTTCGAGCATCCGCTCGACGCGCTTGGCGCTGCGCTGCTGCACCGGTTGGCGGCGCAGTGGGGTCGAACTGGTCACGGCGACTCCTGCTGGAATGGGCTGCGGGTCTCCCATAGTGCCCGCTTGCGGGCCTCCGCACTTCACTTCACGGCGCAACACGCCTACGATCCGAACCTCTTTCACGTTTGCGAGGTGCGCATGACCCTCCCGGGTGACTTCCTCTGGGGCGTGTCGACCTCCGCCTTCCAGATCGAGGGCGCGTTCACCGCCGCGGGCAGGCAGCCGTCGGTCTGGGACGCGTTCCCGGCGTTCGGGGGGCAGGACGCCTCGGTGGCCTGCGACCACTACCACCGCTACCGCGAGGACGTCGCGCTGATGCGCGCGCTGGGCGTCAACGCCTACCGGTTCTCCGTGTCCTGGCCCCGCGTGCTGGCCGGTGACCTGGGGTTCTACGACCGGTTGGTGGACGAGCTGCTCGACGCGGGCATCGCGCCGGTCGCCACGCTGTACCACTGGGACACGCCGGTGTCGGTCGAGGAGGGCGGCGGGTGGCTCGACCGCGCCACCGCGCACCGGTTCGCCGAGTACGCGGCGGTCGTCGCGCGGCGGCTGGCCGACCGGGTGGCGCTGTGGATCCCGGTCAACGAACCGGCGATGGTCACCCTGCTCGGGTACGCGACCGGGCAGCACGCGCCGGGCAAGGCGCTGCTGTTCGACGCCCTGCCGGCCGCCCACCACCTCAACCTGGCCCACGGCCTGGCCGTGGGAGCGCTGCGCGCCGCGGGGGCGCGCGCCGTGGGCACGGCCAACAACCACACGCCCGCGTGGCCCGCCTCGCCCGAGGACGCCGGGGCCGCCGCCGCGTACTCCGACCTGCACAACTGGCTGTTCGCCGACCCGCTGCTGGCCGGCCGCTACCCCGACTGGCTGGCGGACCGCCTGCCGGTCCGGGACGGCGACCTGGCGACCACCGCCGCGCCGCTCGACTTCTACGGGGTGAACTACTACAACCCCACCCGGCTGCGCGCGCCGTCGCCGGGCAACCCGCTGCCGTTCGAGCTGGTGGAGATCACCGAGCACCCGAGGACCGGGTTCGGCTGGCCGGTCGTGCCCTCGGGGCTGACCGAGGTGGTCGCTTCATTGCGAAATCGCTTTGTCGACATGCCGCCCGTGTACGTGACCGAGAGCGGGTGCAGCTACGAGCACTCCCCGGCCGACACCGCCCGCATCGAGTACCTGGACGCGCACGTCACGGCCGCGCTGGAGGCGGGCGTGCGCGGGTACTTCGTCTGGTCGCTGCTGGACAACTTCGAGTGGGACTCCGGCTACTCGCAGCGGTTCGGCCTGGTGCACGTGGACTACGAGACGCAGGCCCGCACCCCGCGCGCGTCCTTCCACTGGTACCGCGATCGGATCGGGCGGTGACCGCGGAGGCGCTGGCCGAGCCGGTCGCCCCGGTCCGCCGGTCGTGGATGGGCTTGCTGTTCCTGGCCAACCTCGGGCTGTGGCTCGGGATCTACGCGCCGATCCAGGTGCTGCTGCCGCGCCAGGCCGAACTGCTCGACGCCGGTGCCAAGGAGGCGGTGTTCGGGCTGGTCACCGGGGTGGGCGCGGTGGTGGCGCTGCTGGCGAACCCGCTGGCCGGGCTGGCCTCGGACCGCACCACGTCCCGGTTCGGCAGGCGGCACCCGTGGACGCTGGCGGGCGCCCTGCTCGGCGCGCTCGGCCTCGCGGTGCTCGCCTCGGCGACCACGGTCGCGGCCGTGGTGACCGGGTGGTGCCTGGTGCAGGCCGGGCTGAACGGGATGCTCGCGTCGCTGACCTCCGCCGTACCCGACCGGGTGCCCGTGCGGCAGCGGGCCAAGGTCGGCGGGCTGGTGGGCGTGTCCCAGATGCTCGGCACGGTGCTGGGCGCGGTCGTGGTGACCGTGCTGGTCACCGGCCTGCCCGCGGGCTACCTGGCGTGCGCGGCCGCGGTGGTGGCGGGCGCGCTGGTGTTCGTGCTGGCCACCCCGGACGCGAGGCTGCGCCGCGCCGACCGGCCGGCGCTGCGGTGGCGCGAGCTGTGGGTGTCGCCGCGCGCCCACCCGGACTTCGCGTGGGCGTGGGCCGCGCACTTCATGGTCAACCTGGGCAACGCGCTCGGCACGCTCTACCTGCTGTACTTCCTGGACGACGAGGTGGGCCACCCGGCACCCGAGGACGGCCTGCTGGTGCTGATGCTGCTCTACGGCGTGGCGCTGGTCGCGGGCGCGGCCTGGTTCGGCGCCCGGTCGGACCGCACCGGCCGCCGCAAGCCGTACGTGCCGGTCTCGACCGGGCTGATGGCGGGGGCGGCGCTGCTGCTGGTCGCCTGGCCGACGTGGCCGGCGGCCCTGGTGGCCGCCCCGCTGCTCGGCCTCGGCTTCGGCGGGTACTGGGCGGTCGCCCTGGCGCTGCTCACCCAGGTGCTGCCGGCCGCGTCCGACCGGGCCAAGGACCTGGGCGTGGTCAACATCGCCAACTCGCTGCCGCAGGTCGTGGCGCCCCTGCTGGCCACCGCCGCCCTCGGCGCGCTGGGCGGCTACCGGGGGCTGTTCGCGGCCTCGGCGGTCGCCACGCTGTGCGCGGCCGCGCTGGTGAGCCGGGTCCGCTCGGTGCGCTGACTCCCGCGGGATCGATTCGGTTGCATCCCCCGGCGCGCGGAGCGCCGAAGCGCACGACGGGCCGGTCGAGCGGACCCCGGGTGATCGGTTGCGGTGGTGGGCCGTTGCGGCGCGGGGGCCCGGACGTCGACCGGATCGGCACGTTCACCGCATCGGGTGAAAAGTGGAACCGGCCCCCGTGCCCGCGCGGGAGGAGCGGACACAGGGGCCGGACGTGGTGCCCGCGGACCAGTGCCGGTCGGGGAGGGAAGGTGTGCACAACACCGGCCCGCGGATGTCTGGATTCGGTTGTGGAGTTCGGCTGGCCGGCGGTCCGTTCGTCGCGGTCGGGGGTTCGCACGTCCCGGACCGCCGGCCAGTAGGCGGGTGCTCGACCTCGTCGCGTCGGGGGAACGACAGGTCGGGGCCGCCCGTCAGTGGGCTCGGGCCACCACCCCGCGGCGCGACCGGGTGACAGGAGGGGTCACCGGCGCCGAGCGGAGGTGCCGAGCCGGGCGCGGGGCCAAACCGCCCGCGACCAGGTGCTCGTACGCGGCGCGCCACACCGAGCAGGGGCTCTTCTGCTGCCGCCACCGGCCGGAGCACTCGGGGCAGTTGCCCTTCTGGTCCGGTTCGTGCGCGGCGAGCAGGGCCCGCCACCCCTCGGTCAGCCGGGGGAGCTCGGAGCGGGCCACCGACAGGAGGGACGGGGCGTCGGCCTCGTTGGCCAGCTCGGTGAGCAGGTCCAGCCGTTCCCACACCGCGTTGCGAAGAACTTGTCCGAGGATCTCGTCCACCGAAACGTCACCGTCACCTTTCCGCCTGCTCGGCGGCCTCACGTAGCGCGGCCCTGAGCTGTACGAGTTGGTCGGCCGACAGCACCGCCGTCTCGCCCGGCGGACCGACCAGGACCACGCGGCCCCGGTCGACCAGCACGGTGAGGCAGCGCTCCCGGTCGACCACGTCACTGCAGCGAACCCGCCACCAGTGGCGCTGCCCGGTCGTGCCGCGCCATCCGGAGCCGTGGTCGGACAGCCCCTGGACGGACACCGGAGCAAGGGGCGGAACCGGCGCGGCGGTGGCGGGCGCGTGCCCACCGGTGGTGGACCTCGTTCGCTCGACCAGCTCCACGACGTTTCCTCTCCGTGCTCACTCGCTTACCGGAACCCAGATTGCGATGATTCAACCCGGATCGGGACGTCACAGCGCTGGCCGGTGGCCCATCCACGGTAAGCGGTCAGTGGAGTTCGGCAGGGCCGATCAGCCTCGCCGATCGGTACTTCTCGCAGTTGGGGGAGTCCCCTACTCTGCCGTTGACGCCCAAGGGACTGTGAGGGGGCGCAATTGAACACCATCGGTTCGCAGAGCTCTCCTGTTACACCAGACGTCTGGGACCAGCAGGAGATGCGGGACGCGCTGGCCAGGCGCGAGATCAGCACGGTCTACCGGCTGCTCCGCCGGCACGGCGTGTCGCAGCGCCAGATCGCGGCGCTGACGGGCCAGTCGCAGTCCGAGGTCTCGGAGATCCTCAAGGGACGCCAGGTCATGGCCTACGACGTCCTCGCGCGGATCGCCCAGGGCCTGGGTGTCCCGAGGGGGTACATGGGCCTCGCCTACGACGAGGCCACGGCAGTGCGGGTGGCCGCCACGGCGGAGGCACCCCATTCTGAGGAGGACGAGTCGGTGAAGCGAAGGAAGTTCCTCGCGCACGCCGCCGCCATCACCGTGGGCGCGGCCGTGTTCGGCACGGACTCCGGGTCTTGGGCTTCGTCGCCCGCGCAGACACCGGCGCCCGGCCGCATCGGCATGACCGACGTCCGACAGGTCGAAGCCGCCACGCGAGCGCTCCGCACGCTCGACTACCAGTACGGCGGCGGCTCGTGCCGCGACGCCGTGGTCGCCCAGCTGTCGTGGGGGCAGCAGATGCTGGGCGCCAACGCCACCGACCTGGTCCGGGAACGCCTGTACGTCGCACTGGCCGACCTGCACAACCTCGCCGGCTGGACCTCGTTCGACACGGGCCTGTACGACTCGGCCCGCAACCACTTCGGGCAGGCGCTCGGCCTGGCCAAGCAGGGCAAGAAGGAAGAGCTGGTCGCCAACATCCTCTACCGGATGGGCCGCGTCTACCTGCACCAGAACGCGCCGGACGACGCGCTGAAGGTGTTCCATCTCGGCCAGCTGGCCGCGCAGAACTCCGGTTCGGAACTGGCCGTCGGCATCCTGTGCGCGAACGAGGCGTGGGCCTACGCGAAGATGGGCTCCGACGACCAGACGCTCAAGCTGCTCGGCCGGGCGCGCGACGAGTTCGCCCGCGCCAACATCGCCGAGGCGCCCGCGTGGGCCAAGTTCTTCGACGCCAACGACCTGTCCGCCATGATCGGCACCGTCCACACCGAGCTGGCCCAGATGGTCGACGCCAAGTACACGCGGACCGCCATCCCCGCGCTGACCAAGGCGATCAACGGCTACGGCGAGGACATGAGCCGCAGCCGGTCGTTCAACCTCACCTCGCTGTCGATCAACCACCTGCTCGACGGCGACATCGACCACGGCGCCCGCCTCGGCCGGCAGGCCATCGAGCTGTCCGAGGGCCTCAAGTCCGTGCGCACCAAGGACCGGATGAAGCCGCTCCTGCGCGAGGCCGAGAAGCGCCGCAACAACCCCGATGCCCGCGAGCTCGCCGAACGCGTCGCCCGGTTCACCGGCAGCGACAGCGCCGCCTGACCCGCGCGGCGCGCCCCTGGACGGCCGGTTCACCCGCGCCGCGCTGACCTCCGTGCTCCAGCGGCTGTGCGACCGGCTCGGGTTCGCGCACCGCGACGCGCGGCTGGTCAAGTTCACCAGCAACGCCGTGTTCGACCTGCCCGGCGACCGGGTCGTGGTGCGGATCGTCGGCTCGATGAACCTGCGCCACCGCGCGCACAAGGCGGTCGAGGTCGCGCGGTGGCTCGCGGCCCACGACGTGCCCGCCGTGCGCCTGGTCGAGGGGGTCGACCAGCCGCTGGCCGTCGGCGAGCACCTGGCCACCGTCTGGCACACGGTGCCCGCCACGGGCCGCCCGGTCGACGGCCGCGACCTGGGGCGGCTGCTGCGCACGCTGCACTCGCTGCCCGAACCCGGCTTCGAGCTGCCCGCGTGGGCGCCGCTGGACGACGTGCGCAGGCGGATCGCCGACGCCGAGGAGCTGGCCGACGACGACCGCCGGTTCCTGGAGGAGCGGGCCGCCGAGCTGGCCGAGCGGCTGGCCGACCTGCGCACGGCGCTCCCACCGGGCGTGGTGCACGGCGACGCGCACCTGGGCAACCTCATCCCCGGCCCGTCCGGACCGGTGATCTGCGACTTCGACTCCACCGGCATCGGGCCGCGCGAGTGGGACCTGAGCACCCTGCCCATCGGCGTCGCCCGGTTCGGTCACCCGGCCGAGTGGCACCGGCAACTGGCCGACGAGTACGGGTTCGACGTGGTCACCTGGCCGGGTTTCACGTTGTTGCGGCAGGTCAGGGAGCTGAAGCTGACCACCAGCGTGCTGCCGATCATGCGCAGCCACCCCGACGTGGGGCCGGAGCTGAAGGCCAGGCTGAGAACACTGAGGGTGGGTGACACCACCACTCGGTGGACCCCATACCGTTGAACGCGGGGGCGTGGGAGAACGAACCGGTAACGCTCGGGCTCCACGCCACGACCAACGCAACGACGGGATGGCGCGACGGGGGGCGGCGAGGTGCACGTGGTCGGGGACCTGCTCGGGGTGAAGCGCCGGCGCACCAGGCGGGCGCTGCGCGCGGCCCGCATGATCGACGAGGTCGTCGACACCCAGCTGCCGCTGCTCGCCGCGTTCGACGAGCAGCGCCGCCGCCGCTCGGCCGACTACCTGGCCGAACTGGTCAAGCTCGCGCAGGACTACCGCTGCTTCGCCAACGGCTGGATCGACGCCGCGGAACTCGACCGGCGCGGCCGGCGGGCCGTGACCGAGCTGACCAGGCTGCGCACCTCGTCGCGGTCGGCTTAGCGCGGTTCGCCGGGCCGGTGGGGCGCGTGCGGCTCGTCGCACCACGCCGACCGCTCACCGACGCCAGGCCCCCGCCGCCCACGCCTGCTCGACGTACCGCCGGAAGTCCTTGGCCGGCCGGCCCGTGACGCGCTCGACGGTGTCGGTCGCGGTGGAGGCGCCGTAGGCGTCCCAGGCGGCGATCTGGGCCTCGGCCACCTCGGCGGGGATCACCGCGCGGTAGTCGTCCGGCGTGCCCCGGTAGGTGATGGGGGTGTTCGTCCTCTCGCTGATCAGGGCCAGCGCCGCCGGGAACGACAGGACTTCCGGGCCGGTCAGCTCGTAGGTGCGGCCGTGGTGGCCCTCCTCGGTCAGCGCCCGCACGGCCACCGCCG
This portion of the Saccharothrix syringae genome encodes:
- a CDS encoding NAD(P)H-binding protein encodes the protein MRVAIAGGHGKIALRVQRLLAARGDGATALVRDPGHFADVRDAGGDPVLCDLEAADAASVARHLGGADAVLFAAGAGPGSGIARKDTVDRGAAVLVAAAAEAAGVRRFVQISSGNVGGTTGDEVFDAYLRAKGEAEDDLRERDLDWTILRPGRLTDDEPTGLVEVSERRLRGSVPRGDVAAVVVALLDRPGTVRRTYELISGDVPVADAFGPSTRSR
- a CDS encoding D-arabinono-1,4-lactone oxidase translates to MGTPWTNWARTASATPHRVERPTSADELAEVVATASSVRPRGSGHSFNDIAVAPGTALDLVGWTGIADVSGTLVTVRAGTTLRQLNALLDVLGLALANLGDIDAQTVAGAISTGTHGTGAALGGLATQVAALELVLADGTTARCSAEQDPDLFHAARVGLGALGVISTVTLRCVPAFVLHARESPARLDAVLDGFDHLTATEDHVEFHWFPHGDRVILKRNNRVDEPPAPLSAARRFYEYEVVENGAFGLVCRLARAVPATTRSLNRLCGSLVSERVYRDVSHRVFVTPRRVRFVETEYAVPRAALHDVLRELRTAIPRLAHGVIVPIEVRVARADDIWLSTAQGRDTAYVAVHQYLGMPYREYFDTFERIARAAGGRPHWGKMHTRTAEDLRGDYPHLDDFRRLRARLDPTGKFTNAYLDRVLGPNASATGTSPEISS
- a CDS encoding amino acid deaminase/aldolase, which translates into the protein MRTRLDTATKEHDPPFAIVDLDAFDGNADDLVRRAGGLPIRVASKSVRVRALLERVLDRPGYAGVMCYSLAEALWLSDHDLSDDLLVAYPTVDHGALRRLAADERARGRVTIVVDSVEHLDVVRAALGAHHPPIRVCLELDVSWRPAPGLHVGPRRSPVHTARDAGELAAAIARRPGFRLVGVMAYEGQIAGLGDRPPGRPVRGAVLRWVQRRSAAELVERRGAAVAAVRRVAELEFVNGGGTGSLEVTGADPAVTELAAGSGLVGPTLFDGYRGFRPRPAVLFALPVVRRPARGVATLFAGGYVASGTGTPDRLPSPYLPVGLKLLPLEGAGEVQTPVVGRAADSLRPGDRVWLRHAKAGEPAERFTHYHLVRGDAVERTVPTYRGEGQCFG
- a CDS encoding TetR/AcrR family transcriptional regulator, with the protein product MTSSTPLRRQPVQQRSAKRVERMLEACAQLIEEVGYDGVTTTLIAERAGVAVGSLYQFFPDKRAVVQALTLRNLEKFIQTVDGRFTSTTLEHWWDAVDSIFDVYVQMHREVPAFSKLHFGDVVDMRLLDDRRDNNTVISDRIAEMISAKFAIPFEEIQLPISIAVEAADGVLNLAFRRDAAGDPRILDEAKALVRGYLSTRMPG
- a CDS encoding glycoside hydrolase family 1 protein, encoding MTLPGDFLWGVSTSAFQIEGAFTAAGRQPSVWDAFPAFGGQDASVACDHYHRYREDVALMRALGVNAYRFSVSWPRVLAGDLGFYDRLVDELLDAGIAPVATLYHWDTPVSVEEGGGWLDRATAHRFAEYAAVVARRLADRVALWIPVNEPAMVTLLGYATGQHAPGKALLFDALPAAHHLNLAHGLAVGALRAAGARAVGTANNHTPAWPASPEDAGAAAAYSDLHNWLFADPLLAGRYPDWLADRLPVRDGDLATTAAPLDFYGVNYYNPTRLRAPSPGNPLPFELVEITEHPRTGFGWPVVPSGLTEVVASLRNRFVDMPPVYVTESGCSYEHSPADTARIEYLDAHVTAALEAGVRGYFVWSLLDNFEWDSGYSQRFGLVHVDYETQARTPRASFHWYRDRIGR
- a CDS encoding MFS transporter — protein: MGLLFLANLGLWLGIYAPIQVLLPRQAELLDAGAKEAVFGLVTGVGAVVALLANPLAGLASDRTTSRFGRRHPWTLAGALLGALGLAVLASATTVAAVVTGWCLVQAGLNGMLASLTSAVPDRVPVRQRAKVGGLVGVSQMLGTVLGAVVVTVLVTGLPAGYLACAAAVVAGALVFVLATPDARLRRADRPALRWRELWVSPRAHPDFAWAWAAHFMVNLGNALGTLYLLYFLDDEVGHPAPEDGLLVLMLLYGVALVAGAAWFGARSDRTGRRKPYVPVSTGLMAGAALLLVAWPTWPAALVAAPLLGLGFGGYWAVALALLTQVLPAASDRAKDLGVVNIANSLPQVVAPLLATAALGALGGYRGLFAASAVATLCAAALVSRVRSVR
- a CDS encoding helix-turn-helix domain-containing protein — its product is MRDALARREISTVYRLLRRHGVSQRQIAALTGQSQSEVSEILKGRQVMAYDVLARIAQGLGVPRGYMGLAYDEATAVRVAATAEAPHSEEDESVKRRKFLAHAAAITVGAAVFGTDSGSWASSPAQTPAPGRIGMTDVRQVEAATRALRTLDYQYGGGSCRDAVVAQLSWGQQMLGANATDLVRERLYVALADLHNLAGWTSFDTGLYDSARNHFGQALGLAKQGKKEELVANILYRMGRVYLHQNAPDDALKVFHLGQLAAQNSGSELAVGILCANEAWAYAKMGSDDQTLKLLGRARDEFARANIAEAPAWAKFFDANDLSAMIGTVHTELAQMVDAKYTRTAIPALTKAINGYGEDMSRSRSFNLTSLSINHLLDGDIDHGARLGRQAIELSEGLKSVRTKDRMKPLLREAEKRRNNPDARELAERVARFTGSDSAA
- a CDS encoding phosphotransferase family protein produces the protein MDGRFTRAALTSVLQRLCDRLGFAHRDARLVKFTSNAVFDLPGDRVVVRIVGSMNLRHRAHKAVEVARWLAAHDVPAVRLVEGVDQPLAVGEHLATVWHTVPATGRPVDGRDLGRLLRTLHSLPEPGFELPAWAPLDDVRRRIADAEELADDDRRFLEERAAELAERLADLRTALPPGVVHGDAHLGNLIPGPSGPVICDFDSTGIGPREWDLSTLPIGVARFGHPAEWHRQLADEYGFDVVTWPGFTLLRQVRELKLTTSVLPIMRSHPDVGPELKARLRTLRVGDTTTRWTPYR